From one Leptospira noumeaensis genomic stretch:
- a CDS encoding LIC11177 family protein — protein sequence MPVEKKSSVDEVLKREKLAKEFEKEKRSTEQKAIEQAAAKLSAQSPETTDTVKTSKFITNIDIAFSQAKTDLRFYFLNDGTYADDFKKMFLENESLFKRYGITSQKYLEYIRESFDRYKKIHDMMPLDPMKPKHFKYVEDSISELVRMFNQRFGK from the coding sequence ATGCCTGTAGAAAAAAAATCCTCAGTGGATGAGGTTTTAAAACGTGAAAAATTAGCGAAAGAATTCGAAAAAGAAAAACGTAGTACGGAACAAAAAGCAATCGAACAAGCAGCTGCTAAATTATCGGCACAAAGTCCAGAAACCACCGATACTGTCAAAACTTCCAAATTCATCACCAATATCGATATAGCATTTTCCCAGGCAAAAACAGACCTTAGGTTTTATTTCCTTAACGATGGAACCTATGCAGATGATTTTAAGAAGATGTTCCTTGAGAACGAATCTTTATTCAAACGTTATGGAATCACAAGCCAAAAGTATTTAGAATACATTCGTGAGTCCTTTGACCGTTACAAAAAAATCCACGATATGATGCCTCTAGATCCCATGAAACCAAAACACTTTAAATACGTTGAGGACTCCATTTCCGAGCTTGTCCGGATGTTCAACCAAAGGTTTGGGAAGTAA
- the hisB gene encoding imidazoleglycerol-phosphate dehydratase HisB, with the protein MVESRKTSETDIRLDLNVRGTGVYQFDTEIPFFEHMLSHISKHGLIDMDLKLRGDIGIDCHHSVEDTAILMGQMIHNQLGDKKGIFRYGNFTLPMDEVLTTVAVDLGGRFYFKYTGPPMDGKFGIYDAELSLEFLQKFALNAKMNLHVVVHYGENRHHIHESIFKGLGKALRQAIAIDPAAKDQIPSTKGMLE; encoded by the coding sequence ATGGTGGAATCAAGAAAGACATCCGAAACTGACATCCGGTTGGACTTAAATGTCCGAGGAACCGGGGTTTACCAGTTTGATACAGAAATCCCGTTTTTTGAGCATATGCTCTCCCATATCTCCAAACATGGCCTCATTGATATGGATCTAAAACTCCGAGGGGATATTGGTATCGATTGCCACCATTCCGTGGAAGACACTGCCATCCTTATGGGACAAATGATCCATAACCAGTTAGGTGACAAAAAAGGGATCTTCCGCTATGGAAATTTCACCTTACCTATGGATGAGGTTCTCACAACAGTGGCTGTGGATCTGGGTGGACGTTTTTATTTTAAGTACACAGGACCACCTATGGATGGGAAATTTGGAATTTATGATGCAGAATTATCTCTCGAGTTCCTGCAAAAATTTGCCCTGAATGCTAAGATGAATTTGCATGTTGTCGTTCACTACGGTGAAAATCGCCACCATATCCACGAATCCATTTTTAAAGGACTGGGGAAAGCTTTACGCCAAGCGATTGCTATTGATCCAGCAGCGAAAGACCAAATCCCATCGACCAAAGGCATGCTCGAGTGA
- the hisH gene encoding imidazole glycerol phosphate synthase subunit HisH: MIVVLDFGMGNIHSLLKAVSLYTNDFQFTNDIEIVKKADKIILPGDGHFDKAMQNLNEAGFSSVLKEHVAAKKYLLGICIGYQVLFEDSDETSKTGTTISGLGLIRGKIRKFEGKQNLKVPHMGWNKLFDIKAKNTKLLKGIPNESFMYFIHSYRPVGVDRLDITANCHYYGESFPAVVEKETVFGTQFHPEKSDTTGLGILKNFIEL, translated from the coding sequence GTGATTGTTGTTTTAGATTTTGGAATGGGGAATATCCATTCCTTACTCAAAGCAGTTTCTTTATACACGAATGATTTTCAATTTACGAATGATATAGAAATCGTTAAAAAAGCAGATAAAATCATTTTACCTGGTGATGGGCATTTTGATAAAGCCATGCAGAATTTAAACGAAGCTGGTTTTTCATCTGTATTAAAAGAACATGTTGCTGCAAAAAAATACCTTCTTGGAATTTGTATCGGGTATCAGGTGTTATTCGAGGACTCTGATGAAACATCCAAAACAGGAACAACCATCTCAGGCCTTGGACTCATTCGTGGGAAAATTAGAAAATTTGAAGGAAAACAAAACCTCAAAGTTCCCCATATGGGATGGAACAAACTTTTTGATATCAAAGCCAAAAATACAAAATTACTGAAAGGAATTCCGAATGAGTCCTTTATGTATTTTATCCATTCCTACAGACCCGTTGGTGTGGACAGGTTGGATATAACAGCTAACTGTCATTATTATGGGGAATCATTTCCTGCGGTAGTTGAAAAAGAAACTGTATTCGGAACTCAGTTCCACCCTGAAAAATCAGATACTACGGGACTTGGAATCCTTAAAAATTTTATAGAACTTTAA
- the hisA gene encoding 1-(5-phosphoribosyl)-5-[(5-phosphoribosylamino)methylideneamino]imidazole-4-carboxamide isomerase has product MLVLPAIDLLDNEAVRLLQGDYSKKTVYSSEPEKMIQVFEEQGATLIHIVDLNAAKTGKSENEKAIRKIKEKCSVELELGGGIRSLENMKFYDGLGVSRFILGTVAVEDKSVVEKGLKEYGPERIVIGVDAKDGFVRTKGWETNSGIKYTDFLKTMYEIGIRHVIFTDISKDGMMAGPNTAVYLELLALFPDLQLVASGGVSSTQDLVNLYDASKGKLFGAITGKAIYEGKLDLKESIRILSKKRNEN; this is encoded by the coding sequence ATGTTAGTATTACCTGCCATCGATCTTTTAGACAACGAAGCTGTACGTTTACTCCAAGGTGATTATTCTAAAAAAACTGTATATTCTTCTGAGCCAGAAAAAATGATCCAAGTTTTTGAAGAACAAGGTGCCACTCTCATCCACATTGTGGATTTAAATGCTGCCAAAACCGGAAAGTCAGAAAATGAAAAAGCAATTCGTAAAATCAAAGAAAAATGTTCCGTGGAGCTGGAATTAGGCGGCGGAATTCGTTCTTTAGAAAATATGAAATTTTATGATGGGCTTGGCGTATCTCGGTTCATTTTGGGAACAGTTGCTGTCGAAGACAAATCGGTTGTTGAAAAAGGGTTAAAAGAATACGGCCCAGAACGGATTGTGATCGGTGTAGATGCCAAAGACGGGTTTGTTCGTACCAAAGGTTGGGAAACCAATTCCGGAATCAAATATACGGATTTTTTAAAAACGATGTATGAGATTGGAATTCGACATGTCATCTTTACAGACATTTCGAAAGATGGGATGATGGCAGGGCCAAACACAGCCGTTTATTTGGAGTTACTAGCTCTGTTTCCAGATTTGCAACTTGTGGCTTCGGGTGGGGTTTCCTCAACGCAGGATTTGGTGAATTTGTATGATGCCTCTAAGGGAAAACTTTTTGGGGCCATCACTGGAAAAGCCATTTATGAAGGAAAATTAGACCTAAAAGAAAGTATCAGGATTCTAAGTAAGAAGAGGAATGAAAATTGA
- a CDS encoding thioredoxin domain-containing protein: MNRKNLALAGVIGGVIGLIVSFLLAIEYFGLGTENIANSACSALGGGDSCLKVAESSYSAIPGVPFLGNVPIALLGFGFYGLLTYSFFLITKAKSNEGVSKSISVLFPILVLGLIIDLVLFGISVGIIGTICKLCFATYIVTIALLSILFLLWKTEGKPTLNIPVALKEGVATFGLVYFFSFSFGFATSKMWVNNANSSNLATSRGMDSVEVQSKIAAYFQEPTLGIQVNGSPFIGKKDAPITIVKYADYNCGHCLHTSHILHTVLSEYDGMVRVVYKNFPLDGTCNRLMQQPRPGATSCVAAIAAICADKQGKFEPMYRGLYDNLEKGVAHSGSSVVNLANAIGLNVNSLKACMASKEAQNQLNAEIDEAEKLNIQSTPSLYINDRKIESGTPNPIFLKTLLEQIIQKM; this comes from the coding sequence ATGAATCGTAAGAATTTAGCATTAGCAGGAGTGATCGGTGGAGTCATTGGACTCATTGTCTCTTTCCTATTAGCAATTGAATATTTTGGCTTAGGAACTGAAAACATTGCCAATTCCGCATGTTCTGCGCTAGGTGGCGGAGACTCTTGTTTAAAAGTAGCAGAGAGTTCTTATTCTGCGATCCCTGGAGTTCCTTTTTTAGGAAATGTTCCTATCGCCTTACTTGGTTTTGGTTTTTATGGATTATTAACCTATTCATTCTTTTTGATTACAAAAGCAAAATCAAACGAAGGAGTATCTAAATCCATTTCGGTTCTTTTTCCCATTCTTGTTCTAGGACTAATCATTGATCTAGTTCTTTTCGGAATATCTGTTGGGATCATTGGAACCATTTGTAAACTTTGTTTTGCAACTTATATTGTGACCATTGCACTTCTTAGTATTTTATTTCTACTTTGGAAAACAGAAGGAAAACCAACTCTGAATATCCCGGTGGCTCTTAAAGAAGGAGTCGCTACTTTTGGTCTTGTATATTTTTTCAGTTTTTCTTTTGGATTTGCCACAAGCAAAATGTGGGTAAACAATGCGAATTCTAGTAATCTGGCAACTTCTCGCGGAATGGATTCTGTTGAAGTTCAATCTAAAATAGCGGCCTATTTCCAAGAGCCAACACTTGGGATCCAAGTAAACGGTTCTCCATTTATTGGTAAAAAAGATGCTCCAATCACTATTGTTAAATATGCAGATTACAACTGCGGCCATTGTTTACATACTAGCCATATTTTACATACGGTTCTTTCTGAATACGATGGAATGGTTCGAGTGGTTTATAAAAACTTCCCTCTAGACGGAACTTGTAACCGTCTCATGCAACAACCAAGACCAGGGGCCACTTCTTGTGTGGCTGCCATTGCTGCCATTTGTGCGGACAAACAAGGAAAGTTTGAACCCATGTATCGTGGGCTTTATGATAATTTAGAAAAAGGTGTGGCACACTCTGGATCTAGTGTTGTGAATTTAGCCAATGCCATTGGTCTGAATGTAAACTCTTTAAAAGCTTGTATGGCATCTAAAGAAGCACAAAATCAATTGAATGCCGAAATTGATGAAGCAGAAAAATTAAACATCCAATCCACTCCTTCACTTTATATCAATGATAGAAAGATAGAAAGTGGAACACCAAATCCAATTTTTCTAAAAACACTCCTCGAACAAATCATCCAAAAGATGTAA
- a CDS encoding N-acetylneuraminate synthase family protein — protein MDFHIGKKTLTRKSAPYLVAEIGLNHNADLEIGKRTIAKAKESGAHAVKFQTYRTDEFIDNANPDVKFLYDIFKQYELTETHHKEFQKTAHDLGLDFFSTPLCESAVDLLCELNVPVLKIASGDIVNLPLLNKSIHSGKPLIVSTGAALPEEVTRAISLFKKTGVEVCLLHCVSMYPTPLNKVNLQSIPFYLDTTDYVVGFSDHSDGTLASSLACGLGAVVFEKHFTLDRNLDGPDHGISMDPTMFTKLSEDLKLSFEMGGEYGKKTHPEETGGWFYGRRSLYKKGNSVLSLRPALHTKDKNVLDSWELERVGDPSRVQEGPIRLAPNSK, from the coding sequence TTGGATTTTCATATTGGAAAAAAAACTCTTACAAGAAAGTCTGCTCCTTATTTGGTAGCAGAAATTGGACTGAATCACAATGCGGATCTTGAAATTGGAAAAAGAACCATTGCAAAAGCCAAAGAATCAGGAGCTCACGCTGTCAAATTCCAAACCTATCGAACAGATGAATTCATAGACAACGCAAATCCTGATGTCAAATTTTTATATGATATTTTTAAACAATACGAATTAACGGAAACTCATCACAAGGAATTTCAAAAAACTGCTCATGACTTGGGACTCGATTTTTTCTCCACACCTCTTTGTGAATCCGCAGTAGATCTGTTATGTGAACTCAATGTTCCCGTTTTAAAAATTGCCTCTGGTGATATTGTCAACTTACCTTTACTAAATAAATCCATCCATTCAGGGAAACCTCTGATTGTGTCTACCGGAGCGGCTTTACCAGAAGAAGTGACAAGGGCCATTTCTTTATTTAAAAAAACTGGGGTAGAAGTATGTCTTCTCCATTGTGTTTCGATGTACCCCACTCCCTTAAACAAAGTAAATTTACAATCCATTCCTTTTTATTTGGATACAACAGATTATGTTGTCGGTTTTAGCGATCATTCCGATGGAACCTTGGCCTCATCGCTTGCTTGTGGACTTGGTGCTGTAGTATTCGAAAAACATTTTACCTTGGATCGAAATTTAGATGGACCAGACCATGGAATTTCTATGGATCCAACAATGTTTACAAAACTTTCTGAAGACTTAAAACTTAGTTTTGAAATGGGTGGGGAATACGGAAAAAAAACACATCCAGAAGAAACTGGTGGTTGGTTTTACGGAAGAAGGTCTTTATACAAAAAAGGAAACTCCGTTCTGAGTTTAAGACCGGCATTACATACAAAAGATAAAAATGTTTTGGATTCTTGGGAGTTAGAACGAGTGGGTGATCCTTCTCGTGTGCAAGAAGGGCCCATTCGTTTGGCACCTAATTCAAAATAG
- the feoB gene encoding ferrous iron transport protein B, giving the protein MTEKRIYLVGNPNCGKSTLFNQLTGLKQKTGNFSGVTVEKREGIFRTNGLDYTITDLPGTYGLGGVAEDKKIAYEVLLSRKPDEQVIYVLDALNLERGLQFLLQIIDMGIPTLVVLTMKDVLEKKRIQLDLEKLKKQIGLQFLLVNAKSGEGVETLKESITNPNQFQNCTRLWTWGTKEESFLKSAKQKLGIDSNEAEFFLSQSLKYLNEDPHFSEERYYLKFPEETKNWLRSQVIGKGFFFYYQEEMIHRSIFIKKVLAEAVTYPKSIPGSLDEKLDKVLLHPILGFICFFLLMGLLFQSLFSFAELPMDLIELGIGQIQSFTESFVSEGLLRSLLIEGIIGGVGSVVVFVPQIALLFLFIGILEESGYLARASFLMDRVMGKFGLSGKSFIPLLSSAACAVPAILGTRTIENKSDRFTTIMVSPLVMCSARYPVYILIVGTVFSFPPVFGIFNIQGFVLFSMFFLGMIVSFGFAYLFRKTVFKEDSSYFVMELPRYNLPSLKSLFHTVYGKVKSFLSTAGQIILYISVLLWFLSHFPAEYKNNQWETSPIETSYIGTIGKVMEPAIEPLGFDWKIGISILTSFAAREVMVSTLAVLYGSEENEESENLRSTLRTEKRADGSLVWTPLSGLSLLVFFAFASQCMSTLAVTKKETGTIFWPAVQFLYMTVLAIASSFLIFQLGKILGFS; this is encoded by the coding sequence ATGACCGAAAAAAGAATTTATTTAGTAGGAAATCCCAATTGCGGGAAATCAACTCTCTTCAACCAACTCACCGGCCTCAAACAAAAAACTGGAAATTTTAGCGGAGTTACCGTAGAAAAAAGAGAAGGTATCTTTAGAACTAATGGTTTAGACTATACCATTACCGACTTACCAGGAACATACGGTCTTGGTGGAGTTGCCGAAGACAAAAAAATTGCTTATGAAGTATTACTTTCAAGAAAACCGGATGAACAAGTTATTTATGTTTTGGATGCATTAAACTTAGAAAGAGGACTTCAGTTTTTATTACAAATCATTGATATGGGAATTCCCACTCTTGTGGTGCTTACCATGAAAGATGTCCTCGAAAAAAAAAGAATCCAATTGGATTTGGAAAAACTAAAAAAACAAATTGGACTCCAATTTTTACTAGTGAATGCAAAATCAGGAGAAGGAGTTGAAACTTTAAAAGAATCCATCACAAATCCAAACCAGTTTCAAAACTGCACCCGCCTCTGGACTTGGGGAACAAAAGAAGAATCATTTTTAAAGTCGGCAAAACAAAAATTGGGAATCGATTCTAACGAAGCCGAATTCTTTTTATCACAATCTCTCAAATATCTAAACGAAGATCCACATTTCAGTGAAGAACGTTATTACCTAAAGTTTCCTGAGGAAACAAAAAACTGGTTACGATCACAAGTTATTGGAAAAGGTTTTTTCTTCTATTACCAAGAAGAAATGATCCACCGTTCCATTTTTATCAAAAAAGTTTTGGCCGAAGCAGTTACTTATCCTAAATCCATTCCCGGTAGCCTAGATGAAAAATTGGATAAGGTTTTATTACATCCAATCCTTGGGTTTATTTGTTTTTTTCTTTTGATGGGACTTTTATTCCAAAGTTTATTTAGTTTTGCCGAACTCCCAATGGACTTAATTGAACTAGGAATAGGACAAATCCAATCCTTTACAGAATCTTTTGTTAGTGAAGGCCTCCTCCGGTCTCTTTTGATAGAAGGGATCATTGGTGGCGTGGGAAGTGTGGTTGTGTTTGTCCCACAAATTGCACTTTTATTTTTATTCATAGGAATTTTGGAAGAATCCGGATATTTAGCACGTGCTAGTTTTTTGATGGACCGAGTGATGGGGAAATTTGGACTCTCAGGCAAATCTTTTATCCCTCTCCTTTCTTCGGCTGCCTGTGCAGTTCCTGCAATCCTTGGGACAAGAACCATCGAAAATAAATCGGATCGTTTTACAACGATTATGGTTTCACCGCTTGTGATGTGTTCGGCAAGGTATCCTGTTTACATTTTGATAGTGGGAACTGTTTTTAGTTTTCCTCCCGTATTTGGAATTTTTAATATCCAAGGTTTTGTTCTGTTTTCTATGTTTTTTCTTGGAATGATTGTTAGTTTTGGCTTTGCTTATTTATTTCGGAAAACTGTATTCAAAGAAGATTCTTCCTACTTTGTGATGGAACTCCCCAGATACAATCTTCCCTCTTTAAAAAGTTTATTCCATACAGTGTATGGAAAGGTAAAATCGTTTTTATCCACCGCAGGCCAAATCATTTTGTACATTTCGGTTCTGCTTTGGTTTCTCAGCCATTTCCCTGCTGAATATAAAAACAACCAGTGGGAAACAAGCCCCATTGAAACATCTTATATAGGAACCATTGGTAAGGTTATGGAACCTGCCATCGAACCTCTTGGTTTTGATTGGAAAATTGGAATTTCAATCTTAACATCTTTTGCTGCCCGAGAAGTGATGGTTTCCACCTTAGCCGTGCTATATGGCTCAGAAGAAAATGAAGAAAGCGAAAATTTACGGTCTACACTACGCACGGAAAAAAGAGCTGATGGATCACTTGTTTGGACTCCACTTTCTGGCCTATCTTTACTTGTATTTTTTGCTTTTGCCAGCCAATGTATGTCTACACTAGCCGTAACCAAAAAAGAAACAGGAACCATCTTTTGGCCGGCGGTTCAGTTTTTATATATGACTGTCCTTGCCATTGCTTCTTCCTTTCTCATTTTTCAATTGGGAAAGATTTTAGGATTTTCTTAA
- a CDS encoding FeoA family protein has product MTIQDLKIGQIAEIVSLDSKKLSKPMLTELLELGFFPGAEITLKNKSPLLGKMVCVLSGTTIALRIGDGESIQIKIKSI; this is encoded by the coding sequence ATGACCATACAAGATTTAAAAATTGGCCAAATCGCTGAAATTGTATCATTAGATTCAAAAAAACTCTCAAAACCCATGTTAACCGAACTTCTGGAACTTGGGTTTTTTCCCGGGGCCGAAATCACTCTAAAAAACAAATCACCACTTCTAGGAAAGATGGTTTGTGTTTTAAGTGGAACCACCATTGCACTACGGATAGGTGATGGAGAATCGATTCAAATCAAAATCAAATCAATATGA
- a CDS encoding ABC1 kinase family protein: MDSLSEIISFGWQSSLRVAHSSFVFTSKAIGILAQLAKGEPNHRDIAITLRDAFSNLGATYIKLGQFIASAPSIFPKEYVEEMQACLDSVRPVAYRDIRSSVERELGGKLETLFHSFDETPLASASIAQVHAAVTKEGLDVVVKVQRPDVHLTLKTDMQILGILTKILAVIAPEFKKSGLTAMFEEFQISILQEIDFIQEAKNIEEFEEYLLRVKESRARVPRVYHTLSSKKVLTMERFYGVPITDEAGLRKFTNNPRKVLSDALEIWFSSLSNQGFFHADVHAGNLMILKDGTIGFIDFGIVGRISPRIWKGLMLFTQGIGIGEPTLVAQGLVEMDSTDNGVNPAVLAKELDSVFNELESVYVHLTDNEMFDESRVNRIMYDMKEIAEKNGLKIPREFALLMKQMLYFDRYVKSMAPEINLFRDSQKFAIS, from the coding sequence ATGGATTCTCTTTCTGAAATCATTTCTTTCGGTTGGCAATCAAGCCTTCGAGTCGCCCATTCCAGTTTTGTCTTCACTTCCAAGGCAATCGGGATTCTCGCCCAACTGGCGAAGGGAGAACCAAACCATAGAGATATTGCCATCACCTTAAGAGATGCATTTTCGAACCTGGGTGCGACGTATATCAAACTGGGACAATTCATAGCCAGTGCCCCTTCTATCTTTCCCAAAGAGTATGTCGAAGAAATGCAAGCCTGTTTAGACTCTGTGCGGCCTGTCGCTTATCGTGACATTCGTTCCTCCGTCGAACGAGAATTGGGTGGGAAACTAGAAACATTATTTCATAGTTTTGATGAAACTCCCCTTGCCTCTGCATCTATCGCTCAAGTCCACGCGGCGGTCACAAAAGAAGGACTCGATGTTGTGGTCAAAGTCCAAAGACCAGATGTCCACCTAACTTTAAAAACCGATATGCAGATTTTAGGAATTCTAACTAAAATATTAGCCGTCATTGCTCCTGAATTTAAAAAATCAGGCCTCACAGCTATGTTTGAAGAATTTCAAATTTCTATCTTACAAGAAATTGATTTTATACAAGAAGCAAAAAACATCGAAGAGTTTGAAGAATACCTTTTGCGTGTCAAAGAATCCAGAGCACGAGTTCCAAGAGTTTATCATACCTTATCATCCAAAAAAGTTTTAACTATGGAAAGATTTTATGGAGTCCCCATCACTGATGAAGCCGGACTTCGTAAATTCACAAACAACCCGAGAAAGGTCTTAAGTGATGCCTTAGAAATTTGGTTTTCCTCTTTATCCAACCAAGGATTTTTTCATGCCGATGTTCATGCAGGAAATCTAATGATTCTAAAAGATGGAACCATTGGTTTTATCGATTTTGGAATTGTGGGAAGAATTTCTCCTCGCATTTGGAAAGGTCTTATGTTATTCACCCAAGGAATTGGAATTGGTGAACCGACGTTAGTTGCCCAAGGCCTAGTGGAAATGGATTCCACTGATAATGGAGTGAACCCTGCCGTTTTAGCAAAAGAACTAGATTCTGTTTTCAATGAATTAGAATCAGTCTATGTCCATTTGACTGACAATGAGATGTTTGACGAATCTAGGGTAAATCGAATCATGTACGACATGAAGGAAATTGCGGAAAAAAATGGACTCAAAATTCCGAGAGAATTTGCGCTTCTCATGAAACAGATGTTATACTTCGATAGGTATGTAAAGTCAATGGCTCCAGAAATCAACTTATTCCGCGATTCACAGAAGTTTGCCATCTCATAA
- a CDS encoding helicase, with product MSQETVLYQELEKLDLNEIKKIASLWNIQKIPGKDKKSTILGLMEIFQNEFYLKGVLEKFTPLQVNILTSILKNKGVMTLGEISRKVNIPPINVEMELNVLRKYYLLYQRKNRERLTNNLDKYHTYDEYLRLIKVETNPKGEKFKFSTEKALHKATLAELPEEWKEAVGVKKGEQIETFLKNALDTEFLQKLIDGLSDFDKDVLHQIYIHGGVIEAETIRNYITVNRGRFEQTIPHLTSLYLVRDLYYVEDKFIRVIVIPKEILDHLQFSPILPPVKKGTRVRQEKISANGLDFFLNVKKLISYISRKGLNLAKSGKIKQADHKRTETELLSPDIEIFPEKSQVYQIELILPILKLLGYVDIKGENVILVQETDEFLKKDIFEIMKLVIHEVNEARTRRLNPAEVFTATEVPFYEKGILDKTVKLIMAHGKINTSVIFSHIIRDHLVFSPTFQIKTYEEDLADLRKEIISAIFYLQLFGLIEVEYPQRNLSLSELGAHYFNHEALVTVTEKGGITINPDFSIIAFPDRVSLNGIHLLKAFCELKDYDRVYTFLLTKDSFQLGILLGYDKETFVQFLRESSKADLAQNLLFLLDDWGNNLPIVTITEDSVLLRTKDSQVMELLLGQIKGKKFVLEEVSPTGIIIEKSKVMEVITIAEKLNMIIRLNR from the coding sequence ATGAGCCAAGAAACTGTCCTGTACCAAGAGTTAGAAAAACTCGATCTGAACGAGATCAAAAAAATCGCCAGCCTTTGGAACATCCAAAAGATCCCGGGAAAGGACAAAAAATCGACAATTTTGGGCCTCATGGAGATTTTCCAGAACGAATTCTACCTAAAAGGGGTTCTGGAGAAGTTCACACCCCTGCAAGTCAACATTCTGACCTCCATATTAAAGAACAAAGGGGTCATGACTCTTGGCGAAATTTCAAGAAAGGTCAACATTCCACCCATCAACGTGGAAATGGAACTGAACGTTCTTAGAAAGTATTATCTTTTATACCAAAGAAAAAACCGCGAACGCCTTACAAACAATTTAGATAAATACCATACTTACGATGAATACCTAAGACTCATCAAAGTAGAAACAAATCCTAAAGGTGAAAAGTTTAAATTCTCTACAGAGAAGGCCTTACATAAAGCCACTCTTGCTGAACTTCCTGAAGAATGGAAAGAAGCAGTTGGTGTCAAAAAAGGCGAACAGATTGAAACATTCTTAAAGAATGCTTTGGATACAGAGTTCCTTCAAAAGCTAATCGACGGACTTTCTGATTTTGATAAAGATGTTCTACACCAAATTTATATTCACGGTGGTGTGATTGAAGCAGAAACCATTCGTAATTACATCACGGTCAATCGTGGTCGGTTTGAACAAACCATACCTCACCTAACATCACTTTATTTAGTTCGTGATTTATATTACGTAGAAGACAAATTCATTCGGGTGATTGTGATTCCAAAAGAAATTTTGGATCATTTGCAGTTTTCTCCTATTTTACCTCCTGTAAAAAAAGGAACTCGCGTTCGCCAGGAAAAAATTTCAGCCAATGGACTCGATTTTTTCTTAAACGTAAAAAAACTCATTTCTTATATTTCACGTAAAGGTTTGAACCTTGCAAAATCAGGAAAAATCAAACAAGCAGACCATAAAAGGACTGAAACAGAACTTTTATCTCCTGACATTGAAATTTTCCCTGAAAAAAGCCAGGTTTATCAAATTGAACTCATCCTTCCTATCTTAAAACTTTTAGGATATGTGGATATCAAAGGTGAAAATGTAATTCTTGTTCAAGAAACAGACGAGTTTCTAAAAAAAGATATTTTTGAAATCATGAAACTTGTGATTCACGAAGTGAATGAAGCAAGAACTCGACGTTTGAATCCTGCGGAAGTATTTACTGCCACCGAAGTTCCGTTCTACGAAAAAGGAATTTTGGACAAAACGGTAAAACTCATTATGGCGCATGGAAAGATCAACACATCTGTTATCTTTTCACATATCATTCGTGACCATTTGGTTTTTTCACCAACCTTCCAAATCAAAACTTATGAAGAAGATTTGGCTGATTTAAGAAAAGAAATCATTTCTGCCATTTTTTACTTACAACTTTTTGGTCTCATCGAAGTAGAATACCCACAACGAAATCTAAGCCTTTCGGAACTTGGAGCTCATTACTTCAACCATGAAGCCTTAGTCACTGTAACAGAAAAAGGTGGAATCACCATCAACCCAGACTTCTCGATCATTGCTTTCCCTGATCGAGTGTCTCTCAATGGAATCCATTTGTTAAAAGCTTTCTGTGAATTGAAAGATTATGACCGTGTTTATACTTTTTTACTCACCAAAGATAGTTTCCAATTGGGAATTTTACTTGGTTACGACAAAGAAACCTTTGTTCAGTTCTTAAGAGAATCTTCTAAGGCTGATCTTGCTCAAAACTTACTCTTCTTACTTGATGATTGGGGTAACAATCTACCAATCGTAACCATCACTGAGGATTCAGTTCTTCTCAGAACCAAAGACTCGCAAGTGATGGAACTTCTCCTTGGTCAGATCAAGGGTAAAAAGTTTGTTTTGGAAGAAGTGAGCCCTACCGGGATCATCATTGAGAAGTCGAAGGTGATGGAAGTGATCACGATTGCAGAGAAACTGAATATGATCATACGCCTGAACCGTTAG